A stretch of Ammospiza caudacuta isolate bAmmCau1 chromosome 34, bAmmCau1.pri, whole genome shotgun sequence DNA encodes these proteins:
- the NOSIP gene encoding nitric oxide synthase-interacting protein, which translates to MTRHGKNCTAGAVYSYHERKKDTAASGYGTQRVRVGRDAIKDFDCCCLSLQPCRDPVVTPDGFLYEREAIVSYLLHQKGKIARETKAWQRQQAERRRQRQQQSGEGAAKALRGFLEAETPLGRGGAETPGGSGSPGPLPSFWIPSLTPEAAAESLRRPDRSVRCPMSGRKLRLAQLVSVRFTPAAPGLSPAQLLAREPSDRYVCALTGDPLGNATPCAVLRPSGSVVTLAAVQRLLWPDMRDPLSGAELSDGDVIELQRVGAGAGTGFAGAGVSLEAKKSRPVMQA; encoded by the exons ATGACGCGGCACGGCAAGAACTGCACGGCGGGGGCCGTGTACAGCTACCACGAGAGGAAGAAGGACACAG CCGCCTCGGGCTACGGCACGCAGCGGGTGCGGGTGGGCCGTGACGCCATCAAGGATTTCGattgctgctgcctctccctgcagccctgccggGACCCCGTGGTGAC CCCCGACGGGTTCCTTTACGAGCGCGAGGCCATCGTCAGCTACCTGCTGCACCAGAAAGGCAAAATCGCCCGCGAGACCAAG GCCTGGCAGCGGCAGCAGGCCGAGCGGCgccggcagcggcagcagcagagcggggagggggcggccaAAGCCCTCAGGGGCTTCCTGGAGGCCGAGACCCCCCTGGGCCGGGGGGGCGCCGAGACCCCCGGGGGCAGcg gctccccaggacccctccccagtttCTGGATCCCCTCGCTGACCCCCGAGGCTGCGGCCGAGAGCCTGCGGCGGCCG GATCGCAGCGTCCGGTGCCCGATGTCCGGCCGGAAGCTGCGCCTGGCCCAGCTGGTCAGCGTCCGCTTCACCCCGGCCGCGCCCGGCCTGAGCCCCGCGCAGCTGCTGGCCCGAGAGCCGAGTGACCGCTACGTGTGCGCGCTGACCGGCGACCCGCTGGGCAATGCCACCCCGTGTGCTGTGCTGCGGCCATc GGGCTCCGTGGTCACTCTGGCCGCCGTGCAGCGCCTGCTCTGGCCGGACATGCGGGACCCCCTGAGCGGGGCGGAGCTCAGCGACGGTGACGTCATCGAGCTGCAGAGGGTGGGGGCGGG gGCGGGGACCGGCTTTGCTGGGGCCGGGGTTTCCCTGGAGGCCAAAAAATCCCGGCCAGTGATGCAGGCCTAG
- the AKT1S1 gene encoding proline-rich AKT1 substrate 1 encodes MDEEWGRGPEEEPEPDWDSDESGPDPVPPRSFPAGPALARSLPLPVPSWARRAPGDSAGSAGKAPPDLERIAASMRALTLRGGGDGTEMFGDLPRPRLLAGDPP; translated from the exons ATGGACGAGGAGTGGGGGAGGGGCCCCGAGGAGGAGCCGGAGCCCGACTGGGACAGCGAcg AGAGCGGCCCCGATCCGGTTCCGCCGCGTTCGTTCCCGGCCGGGCCCGCCCTGGCGCGGTCGCTGCCGCTGCCGGTGCCGAGCTGGGCACGGAGAGCCCCGGGGGACAgcgcgggcagcgccgggaag GCCCCCCCAGACCTGGAGCGAATCGCCGCCTCCATGCGGGCCCTGACCCTGCGGGGCGGCGGCGACGGCACCGAAATGTTCGGGGAcctcccccggccccgcctccTGGCTGGGGaccccccctga